The genomic DNA CGGGTCGGCCCCGTCCGGGATAGGGTTAAATTCATCGTCGTAATGTTCCAAATTCCCATACGCATCTATAACGGTTATTTTATTCCCGGTTCGCACGGCTTTCTTGGTGTAACTGGAAATAATTGAAAAGGGGCGCGGGGTATTATCAAACAAATCTATGCCGATAGAATAGTCTTGCGGCGGGTTTGTGCAACCGTAAATTTGCGAAATAATTGTCGGGGCAATATCGTAATGGTTGGTGGTATATTCTTTGATACTGCCCTTGCGGGAAGAATCCCATACCAAAAGAGGTACTTCTGTTTGGTATTTGGCAAAGTTACTGTTATGCCCCCAAAAGTTATTGCGTGTATCGTTGATTTCTTGCCCGTGGTCTCCCGTCAAAAGGATAACCGTATTTTCCAACAGGTTGTTTTTCTTCAAAGAGTCAAATACGCGGGCAAGTTGGCGGTCTATAAAATGCACAGAATTTTTATAGCGGTTGAGATAAGGGGTCGGGTCGGTATTTTTAGAAAGCAGCAGATAGTTCATTTGTTCGCCGGCAGGCGTGAAAACGGTATCTTCTGCCGGATAGTCGCTCCCATGCGGGGCATCTAAAAACAAGAAACCGAAAAAGGGCTTGTCGGCAGGCTTTTTGTCTAAGAAGTCCGTTAATCCGTTTACGGCGTCAATGTCGCGTTCCCATTTTGTGTCGCCTTGAGAGGATATTCGCAAATTGGGAATTTCAACAAAAACATTTTGGTGAAAAGTAGGGCTATTTAATTTGGCACTGCTGTAAACTGCGGGCGTGTAGCCTTGCTTTAAGGCTTGCGAAACTAAAGCCGGGCCTAATTGGCCGGTAGTAAAATCGTTCCAATAGGAAGAAGGTAAGGAATAGAAAAGAGAAAAAACACCCGCTTCGGTGGCGTTTCCGCCGCTTAAATGGTGCTGAAACTGAGTGACCTTTGGATTTTGTGCCCAGGCATAAAGGTTGGGCATTACTTGCAAGTTAAAAGAATCCTTCCGCCAAGAATCTACCAAAATAATCAATATGTTTTTGGGCGTAGATGCAGACGAACAGGTAAGAGGGTGAATCGGGTAGTTTAATTTCCCTTGGGCTGGCATGGTGTAGGCTTTGCGTTTGGGTTCAAAACCCCATTTGCGAAGGCGTCTGTTGGCCGAAAGCGGATTGGCAAACGGAAGCACCCCCCTCTGCGCCATGACCGAGGGAACCATCATAAATTTTCCCCAAGCATACATGCAGTTATACCCTGCACAAACAAGAAATAAAAGGGTCGTTATGATAATGGCGCATTTTCCCGAAAAAGGCCATCTTTTGGAAAGGGCCCAAATCCCCCATTCCACTCCCGCCAGTAGTGCTATCACGCCAGCCACAATAAACCAAGTGGACGGCGGAAAGATAAAAATTTCTTTCCCGGCGGGGCCGAAGAACAGTTGCAACATAGCCAAATTGATGTGAAATCTGTATTGAGAAAATACCAAAACGTCTACTGCTAAAGAAAGAGTAATGAATGAGGCCAAAATAATGGAAACAGTTTTAAAGGTTTTCTCCCCTACCAAGAGCCAAGGAATCGTTAAGAGAAATAAACAAATCGCAAACAAAAACAAATGCCCCGGAATGAATAAAGAGGTAAAAACAATGCCTAAGGTATCGGTATAAAACCCATTGGTTTTAAAATACGCCAGAGAGAGAACACACCAAATCAGTAAATTAAAAAATATAAATGAAGAAAGTCTGCGAATGTTCATGAGAAACTCCAAAAAATATTGAAAAATACCCCTAAATTATATCTTTTTTTTATTCATTTCGAGTAGATAGACCCGATTGATTTCTTCTGTTTCTTGGGAAGTGAAGCCCAGTATTTGGCAAACTAACAGGTTGGTCTTTTCTTGCAGAGAAGAAGTGTCTGCCTGAGAATTTTGCTTTTTAAGTTTAAAAATTTTCTTGGCTATTTTTTCCAGTTTGCTTCGCTGAGAAGCCGTAGCGTACGGGACGGGCATTTCGCTTAGCGGTTGGCTGTAAAGTTCCAATAAATGTCCTTTTCTTTTCCCCCGGTAGAAAAGCCACGCATAGTAGGGGGCCGAGTTAAAAAGCCCCAGCAGGTACCACAAACTTACTGAGTTCGTCGGGTTGGAAATGAAATATACATCTGAGCTGGCATACCAAGGGCCGGGGGCAAAAGCAAAGGTGTTAACGGGTGAACGGTGCGGAACCACCAGTTTTTCTTCTTCAAAATTCATTTTCCGCCGTACGGAGCCTAACCAATACACTCCCTTTTTTAACTCTTTATCAATCCCGTTATTGTTTTGTTTACGCGCCAAAAGAACGGGCTTAAAACGGCTTAAATGCTTGATAAGGGTCGGATAATCGGCTGGGTTTAAAGAGCGGTCTTGCGGACAGAAAAAGTCTATTAAGAAAAACCGTGGGGTAAGAGACGGAACATAGGAGCGGATATCCGAATTTTTAAAAAAGGGTTTTATTTTCTTCTCTTCTTGCGCACAAAGAGGCAAGGATTCTTTTTCTTTTCGAGAAAGAATAAAAACACCGTCTCCTTTTTGTACTCCCGGTAAGGCAAAGCGCTGTAAATGGGCGGAAGAAATTTTGTCGCAACCCGTCATGAGTCCGTTGGAAATGCGGGCGCAATCTTTTAGGCGCAGGGGAGCGGCGGCCATTTTGCAAAGGGCTGTTTGTAGTGATGGCTCTTTGCCTGCGCAGATTTGTAAAAAGTGATTTTCTCCCGAGAATAAATCGTCTTGGGGGCAGCGTTTTCCCCCCACTTGGCAGAAGGGGCGCAGGGAAGGGAATTTTTGAAAAACGGTCATTAAATTATGTTGCCCTTGGGCTTGTTTAAAAACTCGCTCTTCCCCAAAATCCGTTAGGTGCAAGAGGGCGGTTTCGTGCCGAAGCCTGTTGCGTAAATCTTCCGCGCCTGCGGCCTGCGCATAGTAAGAAGTGGTCAAAAAGCCTCCAATTCCTTGCGGTCGTAACAGGTCTAAGCCCAAATGGAAAAACAGATAAAGTAAATCTCCTTTAGGTGTCAGGCGTGTTTTCCAGTAAGGGTTTTTGCGTAAGTGCTTAAAAATTTCGGCATTATTTTTTTGTCCTACATACGGCGGGTTGGCTAAGATAATATCAAAGCCGCCTTCATGAAACACTTGCGGGCATAACGCAAACCAATCGAGTTTTCCTTGTTCGTCAGTGGAAAGGGAATCTTTGCAGAAAAGATGCGTACCTATTTCTTCCGGCGGACAGAAAACTCCTTCTTGCAGTAAAGTAAGCCCGGCCCGCAACCGCAAGGTGTGCAGGGCTTGCGGGTCTTTATCCCCCCCGAAAAGGTTATGCTTTAAGATGAATAAAAGGAGTTCCCCATAACTAAGTGCAGGGTTTAGTGTGTGGCGCAAGTGTGCCAATGTAAGCCAAAAGGGAATTAACAATCCCCCCGCCCCGACCGCCGGGTCAAGCACGCGTAACCGGGCGAGTTGATTATCCAAATGCTGGCTTTTTTCCGTTGAAAAGGGATTTTTCCCATTTAATAGGGAGGCCGTATCTTGAGAGGAAATTCCTGATGAGTGTTTCAAAAATGCACTTAAAGTTTGTTGTACTAAAAGAGAGGCCGTTTCCCAGGGAGTGTAATAAAGGCCCTTTTCCCTGCGGGAAATGCTTTGCGTTTCATGCACGAGGGCTAAAGTTTCCGGGGTTAGGTCTGCGTGGGTTCCTTCCGCTCCGCAAGAAAAGTCGACGGGCAGGGGTGTATGTTTAATGTAAACTCCTTGTTTTTCATCAAACAAAAATGCCAGCCAATCGGCGGGGATATCGGCCGTGTTTGAAAGGGTGCGCAAAACCCACTCCTTCGCGAGCAGAAAAAGCCGTTTTTCGGGCGGAATCTCTTTTAATAAACGCAGGAGTGTGGGTTTCATCAGTAATTTCTTAAAAATAAGCGATTACGAATCAGTAAAGTTTCATACACGCTTAATTGGTGCTTTAGGCGGAAATAGCGAGCATAGAAATTTAAGTCCGTAGGTTCTTGAGCCAACATAACAAGCAGTTGGTTCCGTATGTCCGCAATAAGCGGTTCTACTTGCAGAGAAATATCCGTGGTTGAAATATATTCTTCCCATTTTGTCCCGTTGGGAATATAGAGAGGAGACCAAGATGTTCCACGGGCAAAAACAGTTTCGTAAGGAAGATTGAAAGCCTCTGCTACGGCAAAGTGGTTGTAGAGTTTTTCCTGTTGGGCAAGAACGGTTTTTATCTCCAAAAGTTCCCTGTCGGGAGCCGTTCCGCCGGAAAGAGAGGTTTGGAATTTGTCGTGGTAAAAATGAAGAAATCCCAAGCGTTGGGCATCCGTCATAAAAGTTTGCCCTTCTTTTAGAAAACTGATTCCCGGGATTTTTCGTACGCGGATAATAATGGTTTTGCGCGGGACGGTAGCTTTTTCCAAGGCTTGCAAAAGCAAGGAAAAGTATTTCAAGCGAAGTTTTTGGAAATAATAATTTTGGAATTCTTCTTCCGGCAAAAGTTCCACGGGGGTTTTCAGGATTTTTTGCATTTTAGGGGTAAGCGTTTGAATAATGCTTTGGGCATATGCTTTTTGCTCCTCTAAGGAAAGCGTCGGGAATTTGTCTATCTCCCCCCTGTTTAATATAAAAATCGACGGTTGCGACGGGTCTAGCAATAAAAGTTTCACTTGTTCTTTCGGAAATAAATGACTAAAACGGGAGACAAGTGAAGGAAGATAAAAGTTTTCCAATTCGACGTAGGCATTTTTTAAGAGTTCGCTTCTTTTGGTGTAAGCCTGCGTATTTAACGGAACAAATTGGTATTGTAAAAAGGAAAATAAATCGGCGTCTCTGTCGTGCAGGACTTCTAATTTCCCAAGGATATTGGGGGCGGAAGTAAAATCTGCCTTTAAGAGGCGTTCTTTTTCCGCATCGTTTAATAGTCCGCTATGGGAAAAACGGTGATACATCCAATTTTTGGGGGTACTTATTACTTCGTATTTGGCCGTGGATATGCGTAGAGAAGCCTGCAGAATTGTCGGGGAAACCGGAACGGAAAAGGACTCTTTGGTTAAGGTTTTCCAGAGCGTTTGTTCACCCCAAAACCAAGGAACCGGTTTTTGAGCAAAGGAAAAACCGGAAAGAACAGTAAGTAAAAGAAACGAAAACGAGAAGCGTTTTATCTGTTTTAAGTTCATAAACTGTCCCTCTTATTTCTTATTATAAAAGAAAAAAATTATCTTCTCAATGGGCAAAAAGACCCATTTGAACAGGCTTTTTAGACCTAATTTTTTTCCTTGAAATGCAGGTTTACCTGTTGGAAGATACTTCCAATAGACACATCATAGGGTTAAAGCCGTTAAAGGCCGAACGGTTTGTTATAATGGGAAGGCATTTTTTGGCGTGTAAAGTCCAACCGGGCAGTTCTATTTCCGGCAAAGTAATTTCGGGGGTAGAATAGCGAGACAAGAGGGGCCCTTCTAATTTTTCCCTGGAAGGGTGCAAGGGAGCGATTAGGTATAGATTCCCATGTTTTTTAGGCAAAGAATAATCGGGTGTTTGGGATAAATTGATAACAGTTGTTTCTTTCGGGATAAAAGATACCAGATAATCGTGGGCTCTTGTTTCCAGGAAAACAGAATCTTTTTGCGTAACTTGAAAAGGAAATCGTACATGCATAAAGGAATCTGTTTCTATTCTGGAAGGTGTGTGCGGGGCAAAACAAAAGCAAATTCCTAACAGCAGTCCGCCCAGAAATGAGAAATTTTTATTTTTGGTTTGGGTTGCCAGTCCCGCCCAAACAGGCAAAGCGGCCGCTTGGAGAACAAAAAATAAATCACAAGGAAAAAAGAAGGTATGCCCGCGGGAAATAAACAGCGAAAAAACGCACCCGAATATCCACATAACGCTTACAGAAAAAGAGTAACGGTACAGAAGATTGGAAGGTGTTTTTCCTTGCGGGCGGAACAGCCACACCCCCATTAACGGGCCGACTAAACAAAAGAGGTTGATTAACCCGTCTTTTAAGTAAGAAGAAAAGGAATAAAGCGGTAAAACTTCCCCCAAATCGCTAAAGGAAAGTGAATATCCGTGTTGAAAAAGAGCAACTCCCCAAGGTAAAAATGCTGCACAAAATCCAAAGAGGCCTCCCAGCAAGAAAAAGAAAGTATTTTTGATGTTTTTTTCGCTGGCAATAAACAAAAGGGTGCCCAAAAAAGCCGTAACAAACGGGACATTAAGCCCGACTCCGATTCCTAATAAAAATCCCCCTCCTAAAATGGCTTTTACCGTGTTTTTTCGTAAAATCAAGCCCAAGCCTCCCAAAGAAACTAAAAAGGGAAACCATAAGGCATTTAGGGAGCCCAGTTGTTCGTAGAACAAAGGAAGTGCCGCTAAAAAGAGAGCCGAGAGCAGGCAAGCAAAATTCTTTTGTTTACTGGAAAACAAAGGCTCAAATGTTTTGTAAAACCCCCATAAACAGAACCCGGCCAAAAATCCCAAACCTATCCATAATAGAATAAGGTGGTTGTTAACCTGTTGGGCCCATAAATAAGCCGGGATATCTTTTAGCGGGTTATAAGCCGGCCAAATAAGCCCTGTTTGCGGAAGCGGTAATCCCGCCAGGAAAGTTCCTGTTTGATAAAAAGAGGTGTTAAGCAAAAAGGCGGAAGAGTCCACCTTCCACGCAAATAGAGTGTAGGCAACCCCCGCCAATAAAAAAGCGGTTAGAAGAAATAAAGATTGTCTAAAAGCGGACACTTTCATAATTTGTCTGCCTCGCATAAAATGGAACTGTAAATATACGGCGTGCTCAGCCAACGGCAAGAGTCCGGGCGTACCTGTACCCCGTAGTGCGTCAGCGGGGCATGAAAAAAGATTTGAGGCGATACATCTTGCATCAACACATATACATGTTTGGCTTCTTTAATGGCTTGGTGTACTTGCGGAGCAAAACGATGGCGGAAAAAATCAGGCCCGACGGAAAAAGTACTTATAATCTCCAAGCGGGATAAAACATCGGGGTAGTGGTAAAGATTGGGTTGCAATCCCCCCACATATCGCGCCGAAGGCGAGAGAAAAGGAATATAATAAGAAAGCATCCAACCTTGTAAAATAACGACGGAATTTTTATGGATTGCAGGCGGATTTTCGCGCATTAACTCGGGCCTTTTTTCCCGGGTTCCCTTTGCCGTTAAAATTCTATTCATTTTAGGGAAAAATTTAACTTGAGGCAAAATAGAACCGTAAAAGCAGAAAAGTCCGCACAGTAGCCCACTGAAAAACAACGGATATTTTCGTCTGGGTAGAACAGACAGAAGAACCGTAATTAAAATCGCTCCTACGGCTTCTAAAGGCATGGCATAGCGGAAAATAGAAAAGAGCAGTAACCAAAGGATATAACCGCTTAAGAAGAAAATACACAAAAGCCCTATTCCCGATCTAAGTTCGGCAGAGAAATATTTCTTTTGTTTACCGAGTAAAAGTTTCCCCCAGCAGCAAATCGCGGCGAAATACATAAGCCAACTGATACCCCGAAATCTAAACTCAATGGTATTCATGGGTTGGTTAAAAAGAAAGGTAAAAGGCAAAAGCATAATTTCCCAAAGGCTTTTCCCGATAAAAAAGCGTTTATCTACCAACGCTATAGGTTCAAAAAGAGGAGAGTGGAAAAGATTATTATAAAACGGAAACAGAGGACTGCCAAACATGGCGTACATTTTATAGCACCAGTATCCGCCGATAAGGGCAAAACTTCCCAGGGCCCCCACCGTAAAAAAGATTCCATACTTAAAAAAATCTTTTATAGAAGAAAAGCAAAACATAAACATAATTACATATCCCGCAAGCAGCGGAGCGTTGGTATATTTGAAGGCAAAGGTGATGCCATATAAAATACCGGCTAATATAAAAAATGCGTTTTTACGGGGGCTTGCGGGTAATTTGCGTGATGAAAGCGTAAGGTAAAGAGAGGCCAAAAGAGGGGCCGTACTGCTCATATCCGTGGTGTTATACCCTCCGTGGGTAAGAATTGCCGGCGCGAAGAAAAACAAAAGAGTGGGGATTGCCGTTGTAAAGAGGAAATTTTTTTCCTTGGGTAAAAACCAACGCACAATTTTAAGAACAAAAAAGAGGGATACTGCATACCATACAGCCGATACAAACGCCAACATATACGGCCATTTGGCCAAGAGTTGAAAAGCAATGAAATAAAAAAAGTCTGCCGTCGGGCTGAAGTAAGAGTGTACCCCTGCCGGAGCAATATCCGTCCCTATCCTTCCCCCCAATACCGCATACGGGTTATAGAAGTGATAGTTAAGCATATCAAAGAAATAATCGGGCCCCGAACATAAAATATGAAAAAACCCGACTGCCCAACAGAAAAGAAAAAGTGCCATGTTGGGACGGTGCTTGAAATAAGCGGAAAAAAGACGGACAAAGGAAGACATAACAGTTATTTCCTCTGGTTTGTTTGCTGTAGATAGGCAATCCTGCGCGTTTCTTGTACGGCTTGGCGCAAATTATCCAAAATCAGGCCGGCAATAAAGAAGAGAAGCGCCCAAATCATAAGCCCCGTGGCAAGAACTGCCGACGGAAGGCGCGGTACCAAACCGGTCTGGGCAAAAGTGATAAACACAGGCGTAGCAATTATCAAAGATAAAACGGCCAGTAACGCGGCCAGTACCGTGCAAAACAAAAAAGGGCGTTCTTCTTTGATA from Elusimicrobium sp. includes the following:
- a CDS encoding DUF3413 domain-containing protein: MNIRRLSSFIFFNLLIWCVLSLAYFKTNGFYTDTLGIVFTSLFIPGHLFLFAICLFLLTIPWLLVGEKTFKTVSIILASFITLSLAVDVLVFSQYRFHINLAMLQLFFGPAGKEIFIFPPSTWFIVAGVIALLAGVEWGIWALSKRWPFSGKCAIIITTLLFLVCAGYNCMYAWGKFMMVPSVMAQRGVLPFANPLSANRRLRKWGFEPKRKAYTMPAQGKLNYPIHPLTCSSASTPKNILIILVDSWRKDSFNLQVMPNLYAWAQNPKVTQFQHHLSGGNATEAGVFSLFYSLPSSYWNDFTTGQLGPALVSQALKQGYTPAVYSSAKLNSPTFHQNVFVEIPNLRISSQGDTKWERDIDAVNGLTDFLDKKPADKPFFGFLFLDAPHGSDYPAEDTVFTPAGEQMNYLLLSKNTDPTPYLNRYKNSVHFIDRQLARVFDSLKKNNLLENTVILLTGDHGQEINDTRNNFWGHNSNFAKYQTEVPLLVWDSSRKGSIKEYTTNHYDIAPTIISQIYGCTNPPQDYSIGIDLFDNTPRPFSIISSYTKKAVRTGNKITVIDAYGNLEHYDDEFNPIPDGADPAAMAEAFKTFAKFYN
- a CDS encoding SAM-dependent DNA methyltransferase, giving the protein MKPTLLRLLKEIPPEKRLFLLAKEWVLRTLSNTADIPADWLAFLFDEKQGVYIKHTPLPVDFSCGAEGTHADLTPETLALVHETQSISRREKGLYYTPWETASLLVQQTLSAFLKHSSGISSQDTASLLNGKNPFSTEKSQHLDNQLARLRVLDPAVGAGGLLIPFWLTLAHLRHTLNPALSYGELLLFILKHNLFGGDKDPQALHTLRLRAGLTLLQEGVFCPPEEIGTHLFCKDSLSTDEQGKLDWFALCPQVFHEGGFDIILANPPYVGQKNNAEIFKHLRKNPYWKTRLTPKGDLLYLFFHLGLDLLRPQGIGGFLTTSYYAQAAGAEDLRNRLRHETALLHLTDFGEERVFKQAQGQHNLMTVFQKFPSLRPFCQVGGKRCPQDDLFSGENHFLQICAGKEPSLQTALCKMAAAPLRLKDCARISNGLMTGCDKISSAHLQRFALPGVQKGDGVFILSRKEKESLPLCAQEEKKIKPFFKNSDIRSYVPSLTPRFFLIDFFCPQDRSLNPADYPTLIKHLSRFKPVLLARKQNNNGIDKELKKGVYWLGSVRRKMNFEEEKLVVPHRSPVNTFAFAPGPWYASSDVYFISNPTNSVSLWYLLGLFNSAPYYAWLFYRGKRKGHLLELYSQPLSEMPVPYATASQRSKLEKIAKKIFKLKKQNSQADTSSLQEKTNLLVCQILGFTSQETEEINRVYLLEMNKKKI